From the genome of Shewanella sp. Choline-02u-19, one region includes:
- a CDS encoding response regulator, producing the protein MDIATILVVDDTPGNIDILVGILSNDYKIKVAIDGPKALALAQKNAPDLILLDVMMPGMNGYEVCERLKTDPLTSHIPVIFVTALAETADETQGFALGAVDYITKPVSAPVVQARVKTHLALYDQKRLLEQEVKARTKELEETRFEIIRRLGRAAEYKDNETGLHVIRMSHYARLLAVQSGLPDKYCELIYNAAPMHDIGKIGTPDSILKKPAKLDKHEWKEMQCHAEIGAKIIGEHKDPLLKMAKRIALSHHEKWDGSGYPNGVAGTDIPIEGRIVAIADVFDALTSIRPYKKAWTVADTMALIESESGKHFDPELVEHFKHILAEVTQIRDEHHET; encoded by the coding sequence ATGGACATAGCCACCATTTTAGTTGTGGATGACACCCCCGGTAATATCGATATCTTGGTGGGGATCTTGAGTAATGACTACAAGATTAAAGTGGCTATTGATGGCCCTAAAGCACTCGCGTTAGCGCAAAAAAATGCCCCTGATCTTATTTTACTCGATGTGATGATGCCTGGGATGAATGGATACGAGGTGTGTGAGCGTTTAAAGACTGACCCGCTGACTAGCCATATACCGGTTATTTTTGTTACCGCATTGGCTGAAACCGCAGATGAGACCCAAGGGTTTGCGCTGGGCGCAGTTGATTACATCACTAAGCCAGTGAGTGCTCCTGTGGTACAAGCGCGGGTAAAAACCCATCTTGCGCTTTATGATCAAAAACGGCTGCTTGAGCAGGAAGTAAAAGCACGGACAAAAGAGCTAGAAGAGACACGGTTTGAGATTATTAGACGTCTTGGGCGAGCTGCTGAATATAAAGACAATGAAACCGGGCTACATGTTATTAGGATGAGCCATTATGCTCGCTTGTTGGCGGTACAGTCTGGGTTGCCAGACAAGTACTGTGAGCTCATTTACAATGCCGCTCCAATGCATGATATTGGTAAAATAGGCACGCCTGATTCGATATTAAAAAAGCCGGCGAAATTAGATAAACATGAATGGAAAGAGATGCAGTGTCATGCAGAAATAGGCGCCAAAATTATTGGCGAACATAAAGATCCATTGCTTAAAATGGCCAAACGTATCGCCTTGAGTCACCATGAGAAGTGGGATGGCAGTGGCTACCCAAATGGCGTGGCAGGGACGGACATTCCCATTGAAGGTCGCATAGTGGCAATTGCCGATGTGTTTGATGCATTAACCTCGATTCGACCCTACAAAAAAGCTTGGACCGTTGCCGATACAATGGCACTTATCGAGAGTGAGTCAGGCAAACATTTTGACCCTGAGCTGGTCGAGCATTTTAAACACATTTTGGCAGAGGTCACGCAAATTCGCGATGAGCATCATGAAACGTAA
- the ygfZ gene encoding tRNA-modifying protein YgfZ, translated as MTLSTSQPNWPLNGQQPSLIVSQLSHLGLMSVTGEQGRSFIHGQVTADISSLEDNQWRWGAHCDPKGKMLATFRTFAKDGTLFMMMPKQTLALDLSQLQKYAVFSKADLTDVSDDWLLLGVAGEQASTWLTEQFGALNDELTLIDNGMIIQDAGRFIIAIEQSSVERFNTLTEAVTFDATAWQELEILAGYPNIGAVHNAKFVPQMCNLQAINGISFNKGCYMGQETIARMKYRGGNKRALYIVSGTVSAELTADSQLEIALEEDAGFRRAGTIIESVQRDQQVLFTAVLANDTPMGATLRIAGDDTSQLSVIALPYSLEESD; from the coding sequence ATGACCCTGTCAACTTCTCAGCCTAACTGGCCTTTAAACGGACAACAGCCTTCCCTTATTGTGTCCCAGTTATCTCATTTAGGTTTAATGTCGGTAACGGGAGAACAAGGCCGCAGCTTTATACATGGTCAAGTCACTGCCGACATCAGCTCACTTGAAGACAATCAATGGCGCTGGGGCGCACATTGCGATCCTAAAGGGAAAATGCTTGCCACCTTTAGAACCTTTGCGAAAGACGGTACCCTATTTATGATGATGCCAAAACAGACTTTGGCATTAGATCTATCTCAATTGCAAAAGTATGCCGTATTTAGCAAGGCTGACCTCACTGATGTGAGCGATGACTGGCTACTTTTAGGCGTTGCTGGTGAGCAAGCATCAACTTGGTTAACCGAGCAATTTGGGGCATTAAACGACGAGCTGACGCTTATCGACAATGGCATGATCATCCAAGATGCTGGCCGTTTTATTATTGCAATCGAGCAATCGAGTGTAGAGCGTTTCAATACACTGACTGAAGCAGTGACTTTTGATGCGACGGCATGGCAAGAGCTAGAAATATTAGCCGGTTACCCGAATATTGGCGCTGTGCATAATGCTAAATTTGTGCCGCAAATGTGTAACCTGCAAGCGATTAATGGCATTAGCTTCAACAAAGGCTGCTACATGGGCCAAGAAACTATCGCTCGAATGAAATACCGCGGTGGCAACAAACGCGCACTCTATATTGTCTCAGGTACGGTATCAGCTGAATTAACCGCTGACAGCCAATTAGAGATAGCCTTAGAAGAGGATGCTGGATTTCGACGCGCTGGTACCATTATTGAAAGTGTTCAACGAGATCAGCAGGTATTGTTTACTGCAGTGTTAGCCAATGACACACCGATGGGCGCCACACTGAGAATCGCCGGTGATGATACATCACAACTTAGTGTCATTGCCCTGCCATACTCTTTGGAAGAGAGTGACTAA
- the serA gene encoding phosphoglycerate dehydrogenase: MAKHSLDKDKIKILLLEGVHQSAVDVFERAGYTNVEYHKAALSEEDLLSSIQDAHFVGLRSRTQLTEAVLSHADKLVGIGCFCIGTNQVSLAAAEKLGVPVFNAPFSNTRSVAELVLGEIIMLLRGIPQRNAMAHRGGWLKSAAGSFEARGKTLGVIGYGHIGTQLGILAETLGMRVIFYDIEDKLPLGNAQQVHSMEQLLSLADVVSLHVPETPHTKEMIAHAELACMRKGSILINASRGTVVDIDALAAALKEEHLSGAAIDVFPVEPKSNNDEFVSPLRGLDNVILTPHVGGSTAEAQENIGIEVAGKLVKYSDNGSTMTAVNFPEVSLAPHSGTSRLLHIHRNRPGILIQINLAFAEKGINIAAQYLQTTAEIGYVVMEVDSDKADEALTEMQAIEGTIRTRLLH, from the coding sequence ATGGCGAAACACTCGCTGGACAAGGATAAGATAAAAATCCTGCTGTTGGAAGGCGTCCACCAATCTGCGGTAGATGTATTCGAACGAGCGGGTTACACCAATGTTGAATACCACAAAGCAGCACTAAGCGAAGAGGATCTACTCTCTTCGATTCAAGATGCGCATTTTGTGGGTCTTCGTTCCCGTACCCAACTGACTGAAGCGGTATTAAGTCACGCTGATAAACTGGTCGGTATTGGTTGTTTCTGTATCGGTACCAACCAAGTGAGCTTAGCTGCTGCTGAAAAACTGGGGGTCCCCGTCTTCAATGCACCCTTCTCTAATACTCGAAGTGTAGCTGAGTTGGTGCTGGGCGAGATCATCATGTTGCTGCGTGGAATTCCTCAGCGCAACGCTATGGCTCATCGAGGCGGCTGGCTAAAAAGTGCAGCAGGCAGTTTTGAAGCACGCGGAAAAACACTCGGTGTTATTGGTTATGGCCATATCGGTACCCAGCTAGGTATTCTTGCTGAAACCTTGGGCATGCGGGTTATCTTTTATGACATTGAAGACAAGCTACCTTTAGGCAACGCGCAACAGGTACATTCAATGGAACAGCTACTGTCGCTTGCCGATGTAGTCAGTTTACATGTACCAGAAACACCGCATACCAAAGAGATGATTGCTCACGCTGAACTGGCTTGTATGCGCAAAGGCAGTATCTTAATTAACGCTTCACGCGGCACCGTTGTCGATATTGATGCGTTAGCCGCCGCGCTCAAAGAAGAACACCTGTCAGGTGCAGCAATTGATGTATTCCCTGTCGAGCCAAAATCGAATAACGATGAGTTTGTCAGCCCATTACGTGGGCTTGATAACGTGATATTGACTCCTCATGTGGGTGGTAGCACGGCTGAAGCACAAGAAAACATCGGTATAGAAGTGGCTGGGAAACTGGTTAAATACTCTGATAATGGCTCGACCATGACCGCAGTTAACTTCCCTGAAGTTTCATTAGCGCCACACTCAGGTACCTCGAGATTGCTACATATTCACCGTAACAGACCCGGGATCCTTATCCAGATTAACTTGGCATTTGCAGAGAAAGGCATCAACATTGCCGCTCAGTATCTACAAACAACAGCTGAAATAGGATACGTGGTGATGGAGGTTGATTCAGATAAAGCTGATGAGGCACTCACCGAAATGCAAGCGATTGAAGGCACAATTAGAACTCGACTACTTCACTAA
- a CDS encoding DUF2238 domain-containing protein, with product MNKSIAWLVIFFLVLLWSAIEPKDQFTWLLEVLPALLALPILAFTRNSFPLTSLAYVLILIHCVILMVGGHYTYAEVPLFDWIAQWTGTTRNNYDKVGHLAQGFIPVILAREVFIRLGVVKLGAWCNFLAICFTLAFSALYELIEWWVAALTGEDAEAFLGTQGYVWDTQSDMAMALVGAIAAIILLSQYHNKLIAIKMKPQV from the coding sequence TTGAATAAAAGCATTGCATGGCTAGTTATCTTTTTTTTGGTTCTGCTGTGGTCTGCAATTGAGCCGAAAGATCAGTTCACTTGGTTGTTAGAAGTTTTACCGGCATTACTTGCACTGCCAATCCTTGCTTTTACTCGTAATAGCTTTCCCCTAACGAGCTTGGCTTATGTTTTGATCCTTATTCACTGTGTGATTTTAATGGTCGGTGGCCACTACACCTATGCCGAAGTTCCTTTGTTTGACTGGATTGCACAATGGACGGGGACGACCCGTAATAACTACGATAAAGTCGGTCATCTTGCGCAAGGATTTATTCCCGTTATTTTAGCTAGAGAAGTGTTTATCCGCTTAGGTGTCGTTAAGCTTGGCGCTTGGTGTAACTTTTTGGCTATTTGTTTTACGTTGGCATTCTCAGCACTTTACGAGCTTATTGAATGGTGGGTCGCTGCGCTTACCGGCGAAGATGCTGAAGCATTTCTCGGTACACAAGGCTATGTTTGGGATACGCAATCTGACATGGCAATGGCATTAGTAGGGGCGATTGCTGCGATAATATTGTTGAGTCAGTACCATAACAAATTGATCGCGATTAAGATGAAACCACAGGTTTAA
- a CDS encoding helix-turn-helix transcriptional regulator, with the protein MNNIDEVVFLHQVAAPCHLAMLAESIGLKTRVVSDIEQLEPSADSSSFYLISQQGAAIDCNGIPLVASLLVKHVPVALYNVSKDSLDEESALLLGIRGLLFADQRMDLQLTGLRKVLADELWYDRILISRVFRQLVSQIDTPRALSTEGSESFQQLTRREKTIIQQVSSGARNKEIATGLCISEHTVKAHISSIFRKTHARNRVELLRWAEPYQNQLKLHAVG; encoded by the coding sequence ATGAATAATATTGATGAAGTGGTGTTTCTTCATCAGGTGGCTGCACCTTGCCACCTGGCTATGCTTGCAGAATCAATTGGATTGAAGACGCGAGTGGTTTCAGATATTGAGCAACTTGAACCTAGCGCTGATAGCAGTAGTTTCTACCTTATCTCTCAACAAGGTGCTGCGATTGACTGTAATGGCATCCCTTTGGTTGCTTCATTGCTGGTTAAGCATGTGCCTGTGGCACTTTATAATGTGAGCAAGGATTCTTTAGATGAAGAGTCTGCGCTGTTATTGGGCATTAGAGGTTTACTGTTTGCAGATCAACGAATGGATTTACAGCTCACGGGCTTACGAAAAGTCCTAGCAGATGAACTATGGTATGACAGAATTTTGATCAGCCGTGTGTTCCGTCAATTAGTGAGTCAAATCGATACCCCACGAGCATTATCAACCGAAGGTTCTGAATCATTCCAACAATTAACCCGCCGAGAAAAAACCATTATTCAACAGGTTTCCAGCGGAGCTCGCAATAAAGAAATTGCTACAGGATTGTGTATCAGTGAGCACACTGTTAAGGCACATATTTCATCCATTTTTAGAAAAACCCATGCACGTAACCGTGTTGAGTTATTACGTTGGGCTGAGCCTTATCAGAATCAATTAAAGTTACATGCAGTAGGCTAA
- the exeM gene encoding extracellular exonuclease ExeM, which yields MDNVKKLSVLALSIAAALPMMASADVIISEYVEGSGGNKKAIELYNAGDTAVDLSGYTLIRHGNGAAAASLMATLSGTLAANGTKVVVHNLTDIPLDAGIDQLTSTKMTFNGNDAVDLMNGTTVIDRVGILSSDNFAKDVTLQRSDAVTAPQAVWVESEWIDKGTNYLAGLGARSGDFVGGAGPGPEPEVPAFSCTGATFTPIYDVQGTGFKSPLIADGKYKTDADYTVIGVVTARADSQKGFYLQEIDGDGSLFTSDGIFVNTNGSADEAIQPGVKVCVQGKIEESYGLTRITDVGDNFATDGNAEVPAAEPLYIVEGERLSNTLERLEGMKVKLDLATDMKVTSMYGRSGDPLGLVLSHKAPLMKATQVEAPGSDAAAAIQSKNKANQLQIIPSIKAPNGTVPYLADFNAETGYIRIGDTITNLEGMIGYGYGKYHLVATNQIATSDILRSDNDRSSTPDIATMGDIRVASFNVLNLFTSDSDVGGTLNATCKDQADADKAKKSCGRGAHTLEDYLKQRTKIVSALKEMNADVVGLMEIENNGFGETSSIQYLVNALNAELPAIDAYKFIEANEADKYKGKFIGSDAITVGLLYRPSKVKPAGDAFVIETPEQHAPAGVMSRGEGNDAETSPSYNKYQRHSLAQTFQINDEKLTVLVNHLKSKGSSCLEDWAEFAEKNDPADLQGHCNEFRVSAAKVIGESLKDIEGDILVLGDMNAYGMEDPIAVLTDYDAATAEREIVSASWTTLEGKVYEQTGSKIDKGYGLINLNTQAHGASTYSYSYSGELGNLDHALANASAAARLVDIQDWHINSVESILFQYSAYNQGDIEISDNAFRSSDHDPVIIALSYPAPVEPVVPVVPPKKDDGGSLGYLSLLMLSLFGLRRRKH from the coding sequence ATGGATAATGTTAAAAAATTGTCAGTATTAGCACTGTCAATAGCTGCTGCTCTGCCTATGATGGCGAGCGCAGATGTAATTATTAGTGAATATGTAGAAGGCAGTGGTGGTAACAAGAAAGCGATTGAGCTTTATAACGCTGGAGATACGGCGGTAGATTTATCTGGCTACACTTTGATTAGACATGGTAATGGTGCCGCCGCAGCTTCGTTAATGGCTACCTTAAGTGGTACATTAGCTGCTAATGGAACCAAAGTAGTGGTTCATAACCTTACAGACATTCCTTTAGATGCGGGCATTGATCAGCTTACCAGTACCAAGATGACCTTTAATGGGAATGACGCTGTTGATTTAATGAATGGCACGACTGTAATCGATAGGGTCGGCATTCTTTCTTCTGATAATTTCGCTAAAGATGTCACCCTTCAACGTAGTGATGCTGTTACAGCACCTCAAGCCGTCTGGGTTGAAAGTGAGTGGATTGATAAAGGAACAAACTATTTAGCTGGACTCGGAGCTCGCAGCGGCGACTTCGTTGGTGGAGCGGGTCCTGGTCCTGAACCTGAAGTGCCAGCATTCAGCTGTACAGGTGCTACATTCACGCCAATCTATGATGTTCAAGGTACCGGCTTCAAGAGTCCATTAATTGCAGATGGTAAGTACAAGACTGATGCCGATTACACCGTTATCGGTGTTGTGACCGCTCGAGCAGATAGCCAAAAAGGTTTCTATCTGCAGGAAATAGATGGCGATGGGTCTCTATTCACTTCTGACGGCATATTTGTGAACACCAATGGATCTGCAGATGAAGCGATTCAACCGGGTGTTAAAGTTTGTGTTCAGGGTAAGATTGAAGAAAGTTATGGTCTGACACGTATCACCGATGTCGGAGATAATTTTGCTACTGATGGAAATGCCGAAGTTCCTGCGGCTGAGCCGCTTTATATTGTAGAAGGCGAAAGACTTTCTAATACCCTTGAGCGTTTAGAGGGAATGAAAGTTAAGCTCGATCTGGCTACAGATATGAAGGTCACCAGTATGTATGGTCGCAGTGGCGATCCTCTGGGTCTTGTCTTGTCGCATAAAGCGCCATTGATGAAGGCGACTCAAGTTGAAGCGCCGGGTTCAGATGCTGCAGCCGCTATTCAATCGAAAAATAAAGCCAACCAACTGCAAATTATTCCTAGCATCAAAGCACCAAATGGTACCGTTCCCTATCTTGCCGATTTCAACGCAGAGACTGGATATATCCGTATTGGAGATACCATCACAAACCTAGAAGGCATGATCGGTTATGGCTATGGGAAGTATCATCTTGTAGCAACCAACCAGATTGCTACAAGTGACATTTTACGCAGCGATAACGACAGATCGTCAACACCTGATATTGCTACTATGGGCGATATCCGCGTTGCCAGCTTCAACGTTCTGAATCTGTTCACCAGTGACAGTGATGTTGGTGGTACATTGAATGCCACTTGTAAAGATCAAGCCGATGCCGATAAAGCTAAAAAGAGTTGTGGTCGTGGTGCACATACATTAGAAGATTATCTAAAGCAGCGCACAAAGATTGTTAGTGCGCTAAAAGAGATGAACGCTGATGTAGTTGGTTTGATGGAAATTGAGAATAATGGTTTCGGTGAAACTAGCTCGATTCAGTATCTGGTCAATGCCTTGAACGCTGAGTTACCTGCTATCGATGCTTATAAGTTTATCGAAGCAAACGAAGCTGATAAGTACAAAGGTAAGTTCATTGGTAGCGACGCAATTACTGTCGGACTGCTGTATCGCCCAAGTAAGGTTAAGCCTGCCGGTGATGCGTTTGTTATCGAGACTCCAGAGCAACATGCTCCTGCTGGAGTGATGAGCCGCGGTGAAGGTAATGATGCTGAAACTAGCCCTAGTTATAACAAGTATCAACGTCACAGCTTAGCTCAGACTTTCCAGATCAATGATGAGAAGTTAACAGTTTTAGTTAACCACTTGAAATCTAAAGGCTCAAGCTGCTTAGAAGATTGGGCTGAATTTGCAGAGAAGAATGATCCAGCAGATCTACAGGGACACTGTAACGAGTTCCGTGTTTCTGCAGCCAAGGTTATCGGTGAATCACTCAAAGATATTGAGGGTGATATCTTGGTTCTCGGTGATATGAATGCTTATGGCATGGAAGATCCTATCGCTGTCTTGACAGATTATGATGCTGCAACTGCCGAACGTGAGATAGTTTCTGCTTCATGGACGACGCTTGAAGGTAAAGTTTATGAGCAAACGGGTAGTAAGATTGACAAAGGTTACGGCTTAATTAACCTTAATACTCAGGCTCATGGTGCTAGTACCTACTCATACAGCTACAGTGGCGAATTGGGTAACTTAGATCATGCATTAGCTAATGCAAGTGCTGCGGCGAGACTGGTAGACATTCAAGATTGGCATATCAACTCGGTTGAATCTATCTTGTTCCAGTATTCTGCGTATAACCAAGGCGATATCGAAATTTCTGATAATGCCTTCCGCTCTTCAGACCATGATCCTGTGATTATTGCCCTGAGCTATCCAGCGCCAGTAGAGCCTGTTGTACCTGTTGTCCCACCAAAGAAAGACGATGGTGGTTCATTGGGTTATCTAAGCCTATTAATGCTATCGCTATTTGGCTTACGTCGCCGTAAGCACTAA
- a CDS encoding PaaI family thioesterase, translated as MSIWFRPVSLETCAKMDSGMHGKGTLMQTMGITISEVGDDYMKATMLASPAVHNPLGIVHGGANVALAETVASYAANFAVDFEQYYCVGQEINANHLKASRNGMLTATAKPVHLGKRSSVWEVLIHNSAGELCCISRMTAAVVKR; from the coding sequence ATGTCGATTTGGTTTAGACCCGTAAGCTTAGAAACATGTGCCAAAATGGATTCAGGGATGCATGGTAAAGGCACACTGATGCAAACGATGGGGATCACGATCTCTGAAGTTGGTGATGATTATATGAAGGCGACAATGCTTGCATCACCTGCTGTACATAATCCTTTAGGTATCGTTCATGGCGGCGCTAATGTTGCTTTGGCCGAAACCGTCGCCAGCTATGCGGCAAATTTCGCGGTCGATTTTGAGCAGTATTACTGCGTTGGCCAAGAGATTAATGCTAACCATTTAAAGGCATCACGCAATGGCATGTTAACGGCAACGGCCAAACCTGTGCATCTTGGCAAGCGCAGCTCAGTATGGGAAGTGTTGATCCACAATAGTGCAGGCGAACTGTGTTGCATATCTCGAATGACTGCGGCGGTGGTAAAACGTTAA
- a CDS encoding YgjV family protein: MDSATIWEWVGYLASVVVAISLMMSNIKKLRWWNLVGAALFVAYGLAIDALPVALVNFFIVLIDIYYIVRLYKADKATPE, encoded by the coding sequence ATGGATAGCGCAACAATATGGGAATGGGTAGGGTATTTAGCATCGGTGGTGGTTGCCATATCGCTGATGATGTCGAATATCAAAAAGTTACGTTGGTGGAACTTGGTGGGTGCGGCTTTATTCGTCGCTTATGGCTTAGCGATTGATGCATTGCCAGTGGCTCTAGTTAACTTTTTTATCGTGCTCATCGATATTTATTATATCGTTAGGCTCTATAAAGCGGACAAAGCTACCCCAGAATAA
- a CDS encoding catalase, whose product MDKKKLTTAFGAPVSDNQNVKTAGKRGPMLLENAWFLEKLAHFDREVIPERRMHAKGSGAFGRFTVTHDISEFTKAKMFESVGKESEVFVRFSTVAGERGAADAERDIRGFAIKFYTEQGNWDLVGNNTPVFFLKDPLKFPDLNHAVKRDPHTNMRSANNNWDFWTLSPEALHQITMTMGDRGIPKSYRHMDGFGSHTYSFISTDDKRYWVKFHFKTQQGIQNLSDKEAAEIIANDRESHQADLLHSIEQGDFPKWTLYVQLMEETAAGDCPFNPFDLTKIWPHKDYPLIQVGELELNRNPDNYFADVEQVAFAPTTIVPGIGFSPDKMLQGRLFSYGDAQRYRLGVNHSHIPVNAPKCPFHSYHRDGLMRTDGNAGRTIGYEPNSQGEWQEQPDFSEPPMQIDGDADAYSHKDDDHYSQAGDLFRLMGSDEQQRLFANTAAQVGGADRHIQIRHIQNCMKADVAYGEGLAKVLGISADELK is encoded by the coding sequence ATGGATAAGAAGAAATTGACCACAGCGTTTGGCGCCCCAGTATCTGACAACCAAAATGTTAAAACAGCAGGTAAGCGCGGTCCTATGTTGCTTGAAAATGCTTGGTTTCTTGAGAAGCTAGCTCACTTCGACCGTGAAGTAATCCCTGAGCGTCGTATGCACGCTAAAGGTTCTGGCGCTTTTGGTCGTTTCACCGTGACCCATGATATCAGCGAGTTTACTAAGGCTAAGATGTTTGAGTCTGTTGGTAAAGAGTCTGAAGTGTTTGTTCGTTTCTCGACTGTAGCTGGTGAGCGAGGTGCTGCAGATGCTGAGCGTGACATTCGCGGTTTTGCGATTAAGTTTTACACCGAACAAGGAAACTGGGATCTAGTGGGTAACAACACGCCGGTCTTCTTCCTTAAAGATCCACTTAAATTCCCAGATCTTAACCATGCAGTAAAGCGTGATCCTCACACTAACATGCGTAGTGCTAACAATAACTGGGATTTCTGGACGTTATCGCCAGAGGCTCTGCATCAGATCACTATGACCATGGGTGATCGTGGTATCCCTAAGTCTTATCGTCATATGGACGGTTTTGGTTCTCACACTTACAGCTTCATCAGCACAGATGATAAGCGCTACTGGGTGAAGTTCCACTTTAAGACTCAGCAGGGGATCCAAAACTTATCAGATAAAGAAGCCGCTGAAATCATTGCTAACGATCGTGAAAGTCATCAGGCGGATCTACTGCACTCAATTGAGCAAGGTGATTTCCCTAAGTGGACCTTATATGTTCAGTTAATGGAAGAGACTGCGGCAGGTGACTGTCCGTTTAATCCTTTCGATTTAACCAAAATTTGGCCGCACAAGGATTACCCTTTGATCCAAGTGGGTGAACTAGAGCTTAACCGTAATCCGGATAACTATTTTGCGGACGTAGAGCAGGTTGCATTTGCACCGACAACTATCGTACCTGGTATTGGCTTCTCACCGGATAAGATGTTGCAGGGACGTTTGTTCTCCTACGGTGATGCCCAGAGATATCGCCTGGGTGTAAACCATAGCCATATTCCAGTTAACGCACCTAAATGTCCGTTCCACTCTTATCACAGAGATGGGCTTATGCGCACCGATGGTAATGCGGGCCGCACAATAGGTTATGAGCCAAACTCTCAAGGTGAATGGCAGGAACAACCTGACTTTAGTGAGCCACCAATGCAGATAGATGGTGATGCCGATGCTTATAGCCATAAGGATGATGATCACTACAGTCAAGCAGGAGACCTGTTTAGATTGATGGGAAGTGATGAGCAGCAAAGATTGTTTGCCAATACGGCAGCTCAAGTTGGCGGCGCTGATCGACACATTCAGATCCGACACATCCAGAACTGTATGAAGGCTGATGTCGCTTACGGCGAAGGTCTTGCTAAGGTGCTCGGTATTAGTGCAGACGAGCTTAAGTAA
- a CDS encoding TMEM165/GDT1 family protein → MEAFLASTFTVAIAEIGDKTQLLALVLAVRFKNKTAIILGIFLSTLANHFAAAWLGQWAIGYINPDIARYLVAGSFFAIALWVLIPDKIDKEESRFYAMGPFLATFFLFFIAEMGDKTQIATVVLSAKYDALAMVVMGTTLGMLIANVPVVIAGHFSAEKLPLHWIHRGCAVLFALLGVATLLF, encoded by the coding sequence TTGGAAGCCTTTCTCGCCTCTACCTTTACTGTTGCTATCGCCGAAATCGGTGATAAAACTCAACTACTCGCGCTGGTTTTAGCCGTACGTTTCAAAAATAAGACCGCCATTATTCTTGGCATTTTTCTATCCACACTTGCAAACCACTTTGCCGCTGCTTGGTTAGGCCAATGGGCCATCGGTTATATTAACCCTGATATTGCGCGCTACTTAGTTGCGGGTTCATTTTTTGCGATCGCACTGTGGGTGCTTATTCCCGATAAAATCGATAAAGAGGAGAGCCGCTTTTACGCGATGGGGCCTTTCTTAGCCACTTTCTTCCTATTTTTTATTGCCGAGATGGGCGATAAAACTCAAATAGCCACCGTAGTACTTTCCGCTAAATATGATGCACTTGCCATGGTGGTGATGGGCACTACGCTGGGCATGTTGATTGCCAATGTTCCAGTGGTCATCGCCGGTCACTTTAGCGCTGAAAAACTGCCTCTGCATTGGATCCATCGCGGCTGCGCCGTACTCTTCGCCTTACTGGGTGTGGCAACGTTGCTGTTTTAA